GATCGAGCAAATCCGGAAAGAACAACCGAATGTGTTGCTGTTCGACGCGGGCGATATTTTCCAGGGAACGCCGTATTTCAATCTGTACAAGGGGGAGCCGGAAATTCTGGCCATGAACCGGATGCACTACGACGCCGGAACCATCGGCAATCACGATTTCGACGGCGGCATGGACAACATGGTGACGCAGTTTGGAAAAGCCGCGTTTCCGTTTCTGATTGCCAACTACGACTTCAAAAATACCGCCATGAACGGCCGAACGGAGCCGTACCGGGTTTTCAGAAAAGACGGTTTGAAGATTGGGGTTTTCGGGTTGGGCATTCAACCGGAAGGCTTGATCACGAAAGAGCTGTACCGGGAAACCCGCTATCTGGACCCCGTCGAAACGGCCAATGCGGTGGCGGCTACCTTACGGAATGCAAAGAAATGTGATTACGTAATCTGCCTGTCGCACCTGGGTTATCAGTACAGCGACAAAACCATCTCCGACCGGGTGCTGGCGTCCAGAAGCCGCAACATCGATCTGATCATTGGGGGCCATACACACACGTTTCTGGACGCGCCCGTCAACGTGCTCAATCAGGACGGTCTGCCGGTTTTGATTAACCAGGTCGGGTTTGCGGGCATTTACCTGGGGCGCATTGATTTGACGTTCGAGCGGGGCAAAGCGAAGATGGCTACCAACGGAAAGGCCGTTGACGTGAAATCCTGAGCCGAAAACGAACGTTTACGTTAGTCGTTTGAAACCTTACCGAATCGATTCGAGTTATCCAGACATATCGTTTAACTCGAATAATCATGAACCCGAATATTCCACGTACTGATCGAAAGCGTGTAGTGATTGTGGGGGCAGGGTTCGGAGGGTTGCGGCTGGCCCGCAAACTCTCAAGCCGGAAAGAGTTTCAGGTCGTTCTGATCAATAAAAATAACTTCCACGAATTTCAGCCACTCTATTACCAGGTGGCCACTTCCGGTCTGGAAGCCAGTTCCATTCTTTTTCCACTGCGGGCGGTTTTTCAAAACTGCAAAAACGTACACATCCGGGTTACAACCGTTACGATGGTGCATCCGGATACCAAAACCATCGACACGGGTCTTGGTCCGATTGAGTACGACTACCTGGTGGTTGCCATCGGCGCCGACACGAATTTCTTCGGACAGCAAAACATCATCGAGCGGGCGTTGCCCATGAAGTCGGTTTCGGAGGCCATTACGCTTCGGAATCGGATGTTGCAGAATTTCGAAGATGCCCTTTCCGTCGATAGTGTGGACGAAAAAGAAGGTTTTTTGAACGTCGTCGTAGTGGGAGGAGGCCCAACGGGTGTCGAATTGTGCGGAACGTTTGCCGAAATGCGCAAAACCGTCCTGCCGAGCGACTATCCTGAACTGGATTTCCGGATGATGAAGATCTACCTGGTTGAATCCGGTGCGGAATTGCTGGGGCCGATGTCGCAGGAGTCGCAGGTTAAATCGCTGCAATACCTGGAAAAACTCGGCGTCATCGTACGACTCAAAACGCGGGTTACGGATTTCGACGGACGCATCGTGTACATGAACGACGGTACTACCATCCGGACCAACAACCTGGTTTGGGCGGCTGGCGTCCGGGCCAACGCCCTCAACGGCCTACCGGCGGAAGCGCTTGGGCGGGGCGGACGGCTGATGGTCAACCGGTTTAGCCAGGTGCAGGGTTTCACGGATATCTTCGCCATCGGTGACATTGCGTTGATGACGGAGGAGAAATACCCCGACGGCCACCCGCAGATTGCCCAACCGGCCATCCAGCAGGGCAAACACCTGGCCGAAAACCTGATTCGTTCGCTGAAAGGTAAACCGATGGAGGAATTCAACTACAAAGACCTCGGCACAATGGCGACGATTGGGCGCGGAAAAGCCGTGGTCGATTTACCGTTCTGGAGTTTTCAGGGTGTTTTTGCCTGGATGGTGTGGCTGTTTGTGCACCTGATGGCGATTGTCGGCGTGAAAAACCGGCTCCTGATTTTAGTCAACTGGGCCTGGAATTACCTGAGCGACGACCAGTCCTTGCGGCTGATCATCAAGCCAAAACTGCCGAAAGGTAATCTGGAAGCCATCAAGCAGAAGGTCGACGATCAGTTGGTGACAAAATAGATATTAGTCAACAAATTTGACTATCTCTCGAATTGGAGTATAAATTTGCGCTGAATATACACACCCATCGCCACCGCGTCCCCTAGCGTTAGGCAGATTTTAACTGTTTATGAACATGGAACCAACAATAACCAAAAACAAAGTAAGACCCAAAAATAATGGTACCAAACCGTTGTTCGAGAACCCGATTCTGGAACGCCTGTCGCGGACCCATATTTCTGTTCCCATTACAATCTATTTGGTAACTTCTACCTTTTTCTGCTGGTACGCGTTTGCCTACACCGACATGTCAGCCGCCTGGATTGGCTTCCTGTTTCTTGCGGGCATAACGGTGTTCACGCTGGTTGAGTACGCTGTTCACCGGGGCGTTTTCCACATGGAAACTAATACGCCAGCGAAAGCCAAAATTCAGTACACGTTCCACGGCATTCACCACGAATACCCGAAAGACAAAACGCGGCTGGCAATGCCCCCGGCTGCGGCTATCTTTGTCGGAGCGGCTTTGTTCGCCGTTATGTTTTTGCTGCTGGGTGAAGCGTCATACGCCTTTTTCCCCGGTTTCCTGGTCGGTTATTCCGGTTATTTGTTCGTGCATTTTATCGTACACGCCTACGCACCGCCCAAAAACATTTTTAAGTGGCTCTGGATTAACCACTCGGTTCACCACTACAAGGATCACGACAAAAACTACGGGGTTTCTTCTCCCGTCTGGGATTACGTTTTCGGAACGTACATGAAATAAATCGGAACCGGAGCGATCCGGCGCCGGGTTTACGCGGATTAAAAGATTAACTATGACTACTTTTGTCCTGTTGATCTTTTGATCCGCGTAATTTTGTTTTTAGACCGTTCCCTTCCGTCGTCCCTATGCTTTCCGATTTTGGCATCATATTACTGTTCATCATTACCGGCCTGGCGTTCGTTGGGCTGATTTTGTTTGTGGGGGGGCTGCTGCGGCCCAACCGCCCAAACATCGAAAAACTAACGACGTACGAGTCCGGTGAGGAACCCGTTGGCAACGCTAATGTCCAGTTCAACATTCGATTTTACGTGGTTGCTATCATCTTTGTTTTATTCGATGTCGAACTGGTTTTTCTGTTTCCGTGGGCAACGGTTTTTGGTCAAAAAACGTTGATTGAAGAGACGGATGGCCTCTGGGGCTGGCTGGCGCTGACGGAAATGGTTGTTTTTGTGGCCTTACTGGCCCTCGGACTGGCGTATGCCTGGGTAAAAGGGTTTCTGGACTGGGTAAAACCGGAACCGAAGATACCGGAAGTAAAAACCAGCGTACCGGCCTCCCTGTACGAAAAAGTAAATCAGAAATATAAATAGAGCCTTTTAGGCCGGAAAATAAACAATGAGTGGTCTACTTGATCAACGATTTAAATCTGGTGAGGGGGGCGTTTTGCTGACCACCGCCGAAGACTTGCTGAACTGGGCGCGGCTGTCGTCGCTGTGGCCGATGGGCTTCGGGTTGGCCTGCTGCGCCATCGAAATGATGCAGACCTTTGCCTCGGGATATGATCTGGAGCGGTTCGGAATTTTTCCGCGCCCTTCCCCCCGGCAGTCGGATGTAATGATTGTATCCGGAACGGTAACGTTTAAGATGGCGGACCGCATCCGGCGCTTGTACGAACAGATGCCGGAACCCCGGTATGTGATTTCGATGGGTTCGTGTTCCAACTGCGGAGGGCCGTACTGGCAGCACGGCTACCACGTGGTCAAGGGGGTCGACCGGATTATTCCCGTTGATGTGTACGTGCCGGGCTGCCCCCCGCGTCCCGAAGCCCTGATTGGTGGGTTTCTGAAACTTCAGGAAAAAATCCGGAATGCCCGGCTGACGGAAGAACCCGCGCCGACGGCGTTGCTGGCGATGGAAGCAGAAGAACCCGCAAAAGTTTGAGCGACAATCCAACCCATCGAAAAGCAGAAGGGTCATAGAAAATAAAAGAAAATTGCTATGAAAACGACACTGCTGATTTTGTCGACGGTATTCTGCCTGGCGATGTGCCGGGAGTCCGACGATCCGACCGGTCCTGAACTTCGGAACGACGTAATGGTGTATGAAAACGGCCTGGC
This Larkinella insperata DNA region includes the following protein-coding sequences:
- a CDS encoding bifunctional metallophosphatase/5'-nucleotidase; translation: MDASQSSRRQFLKTFGTAAVVGSLAPEVWAKPRTTNLTILHTNDVHSRLEPFPMDGSRNAGRGGIVRRATLIEQIRKEQPNVLLFDAGDIFQGTPYFNLYKGEPEILAMNRMHYDAGTIGNHDFDGGMDNMVTQFGKAAFPFLIANYDFKNTAMNGRTEPYRVFRKDGLKIGVFGLGIQPEGLITKELYRETRYLDPVETANAVAATLRNAKKCDYVICLSHLGYQYSDKTISDRVLASRSRNIDLIIGGHTHTFLDAPVNVLNQDGLPVLINQVGFAGIYLGRIDLTFERGKAKMATNGKAVDVKS
- a CDS encoding NAD(P)/FAD-dependent oxidoreductase; this translates as MNPNIPRTDRKRVVIVGAGFGGLRLARKLSSRKEFQVVLINKNNFHEFQPLYYQVATSGLEASSILFPLRAVFQNCKNVHIRVTTVTMVHPDTKTIDTGLGPIEYDYLVVAIGADTNFFGQQNIIERALPMKSVSEAITLRNRMLQNFEDALSVDSVDEKEGFLNVVVVGGGPTGVELCGTFAEMRKTVLPSDYPELDFRMMKIYLVESGAELLGPMSQESQVKSLQYLEKLGVIVRLKTRVTDFDGRIVYMNDGTTIRTNNLVWAAGVRANALNGLPAEALGRGGRLMVNRFSQVQGFTDIFAIGDIALMTEEKYPDGHPQIAQPAIQQGKHLAENLIRSLKGKPMEEFNYKDLGTMATIGRGKAVVDLPFWSFQGVFAWMVWLFVHLMAIVGVKNRLLILVNWAWNYLSDDQSLRLIIKPKLPKGNLEAIKQKVDDQLVTK
- the nuoB gene encoding NADH-quinone oxidoreductase subunit NuoB, which translates into the protein MSGLLDQRFKSGEGGVLLTTAEDLLNWARLSSLWPMGFGLACCAIEMMQTFASGYDLERFGIFPRPSPRQSDVMIVSGTVTFKMADRIRRLYEQMPEPRYVISMGSCSNCGGPYWQHGYHVVKGVDRIIPVDVYVPGCPPRPEALIGGFLKLQEKIRNARLTEEPAPTALLAMEAEEPAKV
- a CDS encoding sterol desaturase family protein, which codes for MEPTITKNKVRPKNNGTKPLFENPILERLSRTHISVPITIYLVTSTFFCWYAFAYTDMSAAWIGFLFLAGITVFTLVEYAVHRGVFHMETNTPAKAKIQYTFHGIHHEYPKDKTRLAMPPAAAIFVGAALFAVMFLLLGEASYAFFPGFLVGYSGYLFVHFIVHAYAPPKNIFKWLWINHSVHHYKDHDKNYGVSSPVWDYVFGTYMK
- a CDS encoding NADH-quinone oxidoreductase subunit A, with protein sequence MLSDFGIILLFIITGLAFVGLILFVGGLLRPNRPNIEKLTTYESGEEPVGNANVQFNIRFYVVAIIFVLFDVELVFLFPWATVFGQKTLIEETDGLWGWLALTEMVVFVALLALGLAYAWVKGFLDWVKPEPKIPEVKTSVPASLYEKVNQKYK